In Streptomyces griseiscabiei, a single genomic region encodes these proteins:
- a CDS encoding DUF6248 family natural product biosynthesis protein, whose translation MTGPVRRPQRRLSEAEREVVRGVQSLPFHRMLHLGLVDPVPNPSPMSEDEGAWVREYVWPGFFHQIDDGYAFGFWRWAFCERGTCWNCLAGRCEWCMHRQKGGPDACDNAESVHNQHGRTVAKFIPRPGGEPCVWWCRCPCLKIDEQTEQPPADPDRTAATTPRNDSRRVCSGSGPSGQEPLPGL comes from the coding sequence GTGACCGGCCCCGTCCGGCGCCCTCAGCGCCGGCTGTCCGAGGCCGAGCGCGAAGTCGTGCGCGGGGTGCAGAGCCTCCCCTTCCACCGCATGCTTCACCTCGGCCTCGTCGACCCGGTGCCCAATCCGTCCCCGATGAGCGAGGACGAGGGCGCCTGGGTCCGCGAGTACGTCTGGCCGGGGTTCTTCCATCAGATCGACGACGGGTACGCCTTCGGATTCTGGCGTTGGGCCTTCTGCGAGCGCGGCACCTGCTGGAACTGTCTGGCCGGACGCTGCGAGTGGTGCATGCACCGCCAGAAGGGCGGTCCCGACGCATGCGACAACGCCGAGTCCGTGCACAACCAGCACGGGCGGACCGTCGCCAAGTTCATCCCTCGCCCCGGAGGTGAACCGTGCGTGTGGTGGTGCCGGTGCCCCTGCCTGAAGATTGACGAGCAGACCGAGCAGCCGCCCGCGGACCCGGATCGGACCGCTGCGACGACTCCCCGGAACGACTCGCGCCGGGTCTGCTCCGGAAGCGGCCCCAGCGGCCAGGAACCTCTGCCCGGCCTGTAG
- a CDS encoding DUF262 domain-containing protein — MTRQTSRPLEHHNLRTSDRSPREIATSFRDTFGLDLAPDYQRGDVWTEDQRIALIRSWLTGTPTGVVILNDRTTPEWKEANGYDPTDRGEAMYACIDGRQRITTAYRWYDDELAVPASWFPAADVTATEETADGAYVRISGLSKPARLKFANRAHLSVAMAKVATVADEAEIYLLVNGGGTPQSGSDMDNAARVATKAGSPRAAR, encoded by the coding sequence ATGACTCGTCAGACCAGTCGCCCGCTTGAGCACCACAACCTGCGGACCTCGGATCGCTCGCCCCGCGAGATCGCCACGAGCTTCCGCGACACCTTCGGGCTCGATCTCGCTCCGGACTACCAGCGCGGGGACGTGTGGACGGAGGACCAGCGCATCGCGCTCATCCGGTCGTGGCTGACGGGGACGCCGACCGGCGTGGTGATCCTGAACGACCGCACCACACCCGAGTGGAAGGAAGCCAACGGCTACGACCCGACGGACCGGGGCGAGGCCATGTACGCGTGCATCGACGGCCGGCAGCGCATCACCACCGCCTACCGCTGGTACGACGATGAACTGGCCGTTCCCGCCAGCTGGTTCCCTGCTGCCGACGTGACCGCTACCGAGGAAACCGCGGACGGCGCCTACGTCCGTATCTCGGGGCTGAGCAAGCCGGCCCGGCTGAAGTTCGCCAACCGCGCGCACCTGTCCGTCGCGATGGCCAAGGTCGCGACGGTCGCCGACGAGGCCGAGATCTACCTCCTGGTCAACGGCGGCGGCACCCCGCAGAGCGGCAGCGACATGGACAACGCGGCCCGTGTCGCGACGAAGGCGGGCTCGCCCCGGGCGGCCCGGTGA